A window of Pseudomonas denitrificans (nom. rej.) genomic DNA:
ACCGGTGGCGCGCACCCTGGACCTGGCGCCCTGGCAGGCGGGGATGACGGTGACCGTCGGCGGCATCGCCTGGATGCTCATGGCGCGGGTCTGGGGCATCGCCAGCGACCGCCTCGGCCGCCGCCGCGTGCTGCTCAGCGGCCTGGCCGGCTTCGCGGTCACCTACGCGCTGCTCTGCGCCTTCATGGCGCTAGCACTGAATACCTCCATGTCGCCGCTGCCGACCTTCATCGGCATAGTCGCGCTGCGCGGCCTGGCGGGCGGTTTCTATGCCGCCGTGCCGGCCTGCTCGGCGGCGCTGGTAGCCGACCATGTGAGCGCAGAAAAGCGCGCGTCGGCCATGGCCGGACTGGGTGCCGCCAGCGCCGTCGGCATGGTGGTCGGCCCGAGCTTCGCCGGTCTGCTGGCCATGCTCGGCCTGGCCCTGCCGCTGCTGCTCACCTGCCTGCTGCCGCTGCTGGCATTCGCCGTTCTGTGGCGCTGGCTGCCCGATAGCCAGCGCGTCAGCGAACGCAAGGGCCCGGCGCTGGCGATCAGCGACAAGCGCCTGCGCCGCTCGCTCACCCTGGGCTTCATCGCCATGGTCTGCGTGACCGTGGCGCAGATGACCGTCGGCTTCTTCGCCCTCGACCGCCTGCAGCTGCCACCGGCCGATGCCGC
This region includes:
- a CDS encoding MFS transporter, whose translation is MTAMPPQAPTLNLRPLMFETFVCTVAVMSFVALIGPVARTLDLAPWQAGMTVTVGGIAWMLMARVWGIASDRLGRRRVLLSGLAGFAVTYALLCAFMALALNTSMSPLPTFIGIVALRGLAGGFYAAVPACSAALVADHVSAEKRASAMAGLGAASAVGMVVGPSFAGLLAMLGLALPLLLTCLLPLLAFAVLWRWLPDSQRVSERKGPALAISDKRLRRSLTLGFIAMVCVTVAQMTVGFFALDRLQLPPADAARVAGIALTSVGVALICAQMLVRKLNWAPLRLISMGGTVSALGFGSVCFAVSPWMLYASCFVAAAGMGWVFPAVSALNANAVEADEQGAAAGSLVAVHGLGMISGPLLGTLLHQLDSRAPYVLVAALLLFGVAWTVLPRKSATA